A single genomic interval of Aegicerativicinus sediminis harbors:
- the lpdA gene encoding dihydrolipoyl dehydrogenase, which translates to MSKFDVIVLGSGPGGYVTAIRASQLGFKTAIVEKESLGGVCLNWGCIPTKALLKSAQVFDYLNHASDYGLKAGDIDKDFSAVVQRSRNVADGMSKGVQFLMKKNKIEVINGYGKLKPGKKVEVDGTEYSADHVIIATGARSRELPSLPQDGKKVIGYREAMSLPEQPKKMIVVGSGAIGVEFAYFYNSMGTEVTVVEYLDNIVPLEDEEVSKQLERSFKKAGIKIMTSSEVTNVDTSGDGVVATIKTKKGEEKLEADIVLSAVGIKTNIENIGLEDVGIATDRDKILVNKYYQTNIPGYYAIGDVTPGQALAHVASAEGILCVEKIKGMHVEPIDYGNIPGCTYCTPEVASVGLTEKQAKEKGYDIKVGKFPFSASGKASAAGNKDGFVKVIFDAKYGEWLGCHMIGAGVTDMIAEAVLGRKLETTGHEVLKAVHPHPTMSEAVMEAVADAYDEVIHL; encoded by the coding sequence ATGAGCAAATTTGATGTGATCGTTTTGGGAAGTGGCCCTGGCGGATATGTGACTGCCATCAGGGCATCGCAATTAGGATTTAAAACCGCAATTGTTGAAAAGGAAAGCTTAGGTGGGGTTTGTCTAAATTGGGGATGTATCCCTACAAAAGCCCTATTGAAATCTGCCCAAGTTTTTGACTATTTAAATCACGCTTCAGATTACGGATTAAAGGCAGGCGATATCGATAAGGATTTTTCTGCTGTTGTTCAGAGAAGTAGAAACGTTGCTGATGGAATGAGTAAAGGCGTTCAATTTCTCATGAAGAAAAATAAAATTGAGGTTATAAACGGATACGGCAAGCTAAAACCTGGCAAAAAAGTTGAAGTTGACGGCACAGAATATTCTGCAGATCATGTTATAATTGCCACTGGTGCTAGATCTCGTGAATTACCAAGTCTTCCCCAAGATGGAAAAAAGGTAATTGGTTATAGGGAAGCTATGAGTTTGCCTGAACAACCAAAGAAAATGATTGTTGTTGGTAGCGGTGCTATTGGGGTCGAATTTGCCTATTTCTACAATTCAATGGGTACAGAGGTAACCGTTGTGGAATATTTAGACAACATCGTACCGTTAGAGGATGAAGAAGTTTCTAAACAACTAGAACGTAGTTTTAAAAAGGCTGGTATAAAAATCATGACCTCATCCGAGGTTACCAATGTAGATACTTCTGGTGATGGAGTAGTAGCAACAATAAAAACAAAAAAGGGAGAGGAAAAGCTAGAAGCCGACATTGTTCTTTCTGCAGTTGGTATAAAAACAAATATTGAAAATATAGGACTTGAAGATGTTGGTATAGCAACAGACCGCGATAAAATTTTGGTTAATAAATATTACCAAACTAATATTCCTGGATACTATGCCATTGGCGATGTTACTCCAGGGCAAGCCTTGGCTCACGTCGCTTCTGCTGAAGGTATTTTATGTGTTGAAAAAATAAAAGGCATGCATGTTGAACCAATCGATTATGGCAATATCCCAGGCTGTACTTATTGTACACCAGAAGTTGCCAGTGTAGGTTTGACTGAAAAACAAGCCAAGGAAAAGGGCTATGATATAAAAGTTGGTAAGTTTCCTTTTTCTGCCTCAGGGAAAGCGAGTGCCGCTGGAAATAAAGACGGGTTTGTGAAAGTTATTTTCGATGCCAAATATGGGGAATGGCTAGGATGCCACATGATAGGTGCCGGAGTTACCGATATGATTGCTGAAGCTGTTTTAGGCAGAAAATTAGAAACTACTGGCCATGAGGTTTTAAAAGCGGTTCACCCTCACCCTACTATGAGTGAGGCGGTAATGGAAGCCGTGGCAGATGCTTATGATGAGGTTATTCACCTATAA
- the aroQ gene encoding type II 3-dehydroquinate dehydratase, which translates to MKKLIIINGPNLNLLGTREPAIYGNLSFSEFLARLREKFSDCEIDYFQSNIEGEIIDKLQETGFSFDGIILNAGAYTHTSVGIGDAVKAIETPVVEVHISNTFGREEFRHYSYISANAKGVILGFGLQSYELAIQSFLTT; encoded by the coding sequence ATGAAAAAACTTATCATAATCAATGGCCCTAATCTAAATTTATTAGGCACACGAGAGCCTGCCATTTATGGCAATTTATCCTTTTCAGAATTTTTGGCTAGGTTAAGGGAAAAATTTTCTGATTGTGAAATTGATTATTTTCAATCTAATATTGAAGGGGAAATCATTGATAAATTACAAGAAACTGGCTTTTCCTTTGATGGTATTATTTTAAATGCTGGGGCTTATACGCACACTTCTGTAGGTATTGGAGATGCGGTTAAAGCAATTGAAACACCTGTGGTGGAGGTCCATATTTCAAATACATTTGGGAGGGAGGAGTTTAGACATTACAGTTACATTTCTGCCAATGCTAAGGGTGTTATTCTTGGATTTGGACTACAAAGTTATGAGTTGGCAATACAAAGTTTCTTGACCACCTAA
- a CDS encoding porin family protein: MSNQSTINTIESPTMKRLLLIPMLLFGFFTFGQITVAPTAGYLYVKGKVKFEGNEIEKDRDGLYVGAAVQFQLSEKVAFQPEALYAAYKDYAVLMLPLVFKYKIIQGLNIQAGPQIDYSVKEYPIDDVLGFADDFGFDISEDDFTRLGISAALGLGYDINERIFIESRYTFQLNDVYTGDLDISIKGNILNVGVGYRF, translated from the coding sequence ATGTCTAACCAATCAACCATCAATACTATTGAATCACCAACCATGAAACGATTGTTACTAATTCCCATGCTGCTATTTGGGTTTTTCACCTTTGGGCAAATTACTGTCGCTCCCACTGCAGGCTATCTATACGTTAAAGGAAAAGTTAAGTTTGAAGGTAATGAAATTGAAAAGGACCGCGATGGGTTATATGTAGGCGCCGCAGTTCAATTTCAACTTTCAGAAAAAGTAGCGTTTCAGCCAGAAGCTCTTTATGCTGCCTATAAAGATTATGCAGTGTTAATGCTCCCGCTTGTATTCAAATATAAAATTATACAGGGTTTAAATATTCAGGCAGGCCCACAGATTGATTATAGTGTGAAAGAATATCCCATTGATGATGTGTTGGGTTTTGCGGACGATTTTGGATTTGATATTTCCGAGGACGATTTTACACGGTTAGGTATATCCGCTGCCTTAGGATTAGGTTATGATATTAATGAACGAATATTCATTGAAAGCCGTTACACGTTTCAATTAAATGATGTTTACACAGGAGATTTAGATATTTCGATAAAAGGAAATATTCTTAATGTAGGAGTAGGTTATCGTTTTTAA
- a CDS encoding outer membrane beta-barrel protein has translation MKKLFFLLIVIFGLHNAFSQEGFKLALNAGLPMGDASDHYMVNLSADIDYLFHVTEEIHFGIATGYSHFIAKSSEETVDDFSFIPIGGTAQFNISDDFIVGTDIGFGVGIMPKENDGGFFYAPRVQYAFNENLDLVLSYQGLVTNSVHFNALSIGLEFYL, from the coding sequence ATGAAAAAGCTATTTTTCTTATTAATAGTCATTTTCGGACTTCATAATGCCTTTTCTCAAGAAGGATTTAAATTAGCCCTTAACGCGGGACTGCCAATGGGAGATGCATCAGATCATTACATGGTTAATCTTTCCGCCGATATAGATTATCTTTTCCATGTAACTGAAGAGATCCATTTTGGAATAGCAACTGGTTATTCTCATTTTATAGCAAAATCCAGTGAAGAGACCGTAGATGATTTTTCTTTTATACCAATTGGAGGTACTGCACAATTTAATATTAGCGATGACTTCATTGTTGGGACAGATATAGGATTTGGTGTTGGTATTATGCCAAAGGAAAATGATGGAGGGTTTTTCTATGCCCCAAGGGTACAATATGCTTTTAATGAAAATTTAGACCTTGTTTTATCTTACCAAGGGCTTGTTACAAACTCAGTACATTTTAACGCATTATCCATAGGTCTAGAATTTTATTTGTAG
- a CDS encoding porin family protein, with product MRKIYLLTALMLCLNLGVEAQELHFGVKGGLNFSSIGGDETGDMKTLTSFHVGGLMEIMLNEQFSLQPELIYSAQGAKEDGGDGELNLDYLNVPVMAKYYATEALSIEAGPQFGILINSKITGGGEELDLDDLTKSFEFGLGVGLSYKILENLFVSGRYNIGLSNVWDDNEYEEDFKQHNNVIQLSVGYMF from the coding sequence ATGAGAAAAATTTATTTGCTAACTGCTTTGATGCTTTGTTTAAATTTAGGTGTTGAAGCCCAAGAACTGCATTTTGGCGTGAAGGGTGGTTTGAATTTTTCCTCCATAGGAGGTGATGAAACAGGTGACATGAAAACTTTAACTTCTTTTCATGTAGGTGGTTTAATGGAAATAATGTTAAACGAGCAATTTTCCTTACAACCTGAGCTTATTTATTCTGCCCAAGGTGCTAAAGAAGATGGTGGTGACGGTGAGCTAAATTTAGATTATTTAAATGTTCCAGTAATGGCCAAATATTATGCTACTGAGGCTTTAAGTATAGAGGCTGGTCCGCAATTTGGCATATTGATCAATTCAAAAATTACTGGAGGTGGTGAAGAATTGGATTTGGATGATTTAACCAAAAGTTTTGAATTTGGCCTTGGAGTTGGTTTGAGCTATAAAATCTTGGAGAATCTATTTGTAAGTGGAAGATATAATATAGGCTTATCTAATGTTTGGGATGATAATGAATATGAAGAGGATTTTAAACAGCATAATAATGTCATTCAACTTTCTGTAGGTTATATGTTCTAG
- a CDS encoding porin family protein — MKKICLLTVLILSMSIGAKAQELHFGIKGGLNFATVGGDDTEDLKMRTAFHLGALMEVRFSEVFAIQPEVLYSAQGTSGEEDGLDVDIKMDYINVPIMAKYNFSEKFSVEAGPQIGFLVSTKAKTDGVEVDLDEYDLFNDFDFGLAVGLSYKIMPNLFVSGRYNLGLSNINNDSGDFESEGSNQNNVIQLSIGYMF; from the coding sequence ATGAAAAAAATTTGTTTATTAACTGTATTAATTCTCAGTATGAGTATTGGTGCAAAAGCGCAGGAATTACATTTTGGTATTAAGGGAGGATTAAATTTTGCTACAGTAGGCGGTGACGATACTGAGGATTTAAAAATGCGAACAGCCTTTCATTTGGGGGCTCTAATGGAAGTAAGGTTTAGTGAAGTCTTTGCCATACAACCAGAGGTTTTGTATTCTGCCCAAGGTACTTCGGGTGAGGAAGATGGATTGGATGTTGATATTAAAATGGATTATATTAATGTTCCTATCATGGCCAAGTACAATTTTTCTGAAAAATTTAGCGTTGAGGCCGGTCCTCAAATAGGCTTTCTGGTTTCCACAAAAGCAAAAACCGATGGAGTCGAAGTTGATTTAGATGAATATGATCTTTTCAATGATTTTGATTTTGGTTTAGCTGTGGGGTTATCCTATAAAATTATGCCGAACCTTTTTGTTAGTGGCCGCTATAATCTCGGATTATCTAATATAAACAATGACAGCGGAGATTTTGAATCCGAAGGTTCAAATCAAAATAATGTTATTCAATTATCGATTGGTTATATGTTCTGA
- the xerD gene encoding site-specific tyrosine recombinase XerD: MNWSLAITDFKHFLKIERGLSENSIINYEMDVIKFQDFLKSKDSQINPLTVRTEDVNAFIYSIGKDLNARSQSRIISGLKSFFNYLVFENYRIDNPTELIETPKIGRKLPDTLSVEEIDRLIAAIDLSKSEGERNRAILETLYGCGLRVSELVNLKISDLYFEEDFIKVTGKGNKDRLIPVAGITQKYINIYKNEVRPHLSIDPKFKDILFLNRRGKQLTRAMIFTIIKQLAKEINLNKSISPHTFRHSFATHLLEGGADLRAIQMMLGHESITTTEVYMHVDRSHLKAVLNDFHPRKHL, encoded by the coding sequence ATGAATTGGTCCCTTGCCATTACAGACTTCAAGCACTTTTTGAAAATAGAACGCGGCCTATCCGAGAACTCTATTATCAACTATGAAATGGACGTTATTAAATTTCAGGATTTTCTGAAATCTAAAGACAGTCAAATAAACCCGCTAACAGTTCGCACAGAAGATGTAAACGCTTTTATCTATTCTATCGGTAAAGATTTAAATGCTAGATCTCAATCGAGAATTATTTCAGGCTTAAAAAGTTTTTTCAATTATTTAGTCTTTGAAAATTACCGAATAGATAACCCGACAGAACTAATTGAGACACCTAAGATTGGAAGAAAACTACCCGACACCTTAAGTGTTGAAGAAATAGACAGACTAATTGCAGCTATAGATTTAAGTAAATCGGAAGGGGAACGAAATAGGGCAATTTTGGAAACCTTATATGGATGTGGTTTACGAGTAAGCGAATTGGTGAATCTTAAGATATCTGACCTGTATTTTGAAGAAGATTTTATAAAAGTAACCGGTAAAGGAAATAAGGATCGACTAATTCCAGTAGCTGGGATTACTCAGAAATATATAAATATCTACAAAAACGAAGTGCGCCCACACTTGAGTATCGATCCTAAATTTAAGGATATATTGTTTTTAAATAGAAGAGGAAAACAATTAACTAGGGCGATGATTTTTACAATCATCAAGCAGTTGGCAAAAGAAATTAATCTCAATAAATCCATCTCACCCCATACCTTTAGGCATTCGTTCGCTACCCATTTATTAGAAGGAGGAGCAGATTTAAGGGCCATTCAAATGATGTTAGGCCACGAGAGTATTACAACTACAGAAGTGTATATGCACGTGGACAGAAGTCATTTAAAAGCGGTTTTAAATGACTTCCATCCGCGTAAGCACCTTTAA
- the rny gene encoding ribonuclease Y, which produces MNTILIIVGGVVVGLVLGFVIAKILEKQSASKILSDAKNEASSIIKSAQTEGESIKKDKILQAKEKFIELKAEHEKVILARDKKMAEAEKRTRDKESQVSNELAKSKKANQELDAKIKDYDFRLDLIEKKKDEIEKAHKSQIRQLEVISGLSAEEAKSQLIESLKQEAKADAMSYIQETLEEAKLTAQQDAKKVIINTIQRIGTEEAIDNCVSVFNIESDDVKGRIIGREGRNIRAIESATGVEIIVDDTPEAIILSCFDSVRREIARLSLHKLVTDGRIHPARIEEIVKKTTKQIEQEIIEVGKRTVIDLGIHGLHPELIKLVGRMKYRSSYGQNLLQHSREVAKLCGVMAAELGLNPKLAKRAGLLHDIGKVPDSEADMETPHAILGMQWAEKYGEKSEVCNAIGAHHDEIEMTTLLSPIVQVCDAISGARPGARRQVLDSYIQRLKDLEDVAFGFSGVNKAYAIQAGRELRVMVESEKVSDDQAANLSFEISQKIQTDMTYPGQVKVTVIRETRAVNIAK; this is translated from the coding sequence ATGAATACAATTTTGATAATTGTTGGTGGCGTGGTGGTTGGTCTAGTGTTGGGATTTGTAATCGCAAAAATACTTGAGAAGCAAAGTGCTTCAAAAATATTAAGCGATGCCAAAAATGAGGCTAGCTCAATTATTAAGTCTGCACAGACAGAAGGGGAGTCCATCAAAAAAGATAAAATCCTTCAAGCAAAGGAAAAGTTCATAGAACTTAAAGCGGAACATGAGAAGGTGATCCTGGCCAGGGACAAAAAGATGGCAGAAGCTGAAAAACGGACAAGGGATAAAGAATCGCAGGTATCTAACGAGCTTGCAAAATCAAAAAAGGCCAATCAAGAACTTGATGCTAAAATCAAGGACTACGATTTTCGTCTAGATCTTATTGAGAAAAAGAAGGATGAAATTGAGAAGGCGCATAAAAGCCAAATTAGGCAATTAGAGGTAATCTCTGGTTTATCTGCAGAGGAGGCAAAGTCTCAACTGATTGAATCTCTTAAACAAGAAGCAAAAGCTGATGCCATGTCCTACATCCAAGAAACCCTTGAAGAGGCAAAACTTACCGCTCAGCAAGACGCTAAGAAAGTTATAATTAATACCATTCAACGTATCGGTACCGAAGAAGCAATTGATAATTGCGTTTCTGTTTTTAACATAGAATCTGATGACGTTAAAGGCCGAATAATAGGTCGGGAAGGTAGAAATATACGAGCCATTGAGTCTGCAACTGGAGTTGAAATTATTGTAGATGATACTCCTGAAGCCATTATTTTAAGCTGTTTTGATTCAGTTAGAAGAGAAATTGCACGTTTGTCTTTGCATAAATTAGTTACGGATGGACGTATACATCCTGCAAGGATTGAAGAAATAGTTAAAAAGACTACCAAGCAAATAGAACAGGAAATTATCGAAGTTGGTAAAAGAACGGTTATAGATCTTGGTATTCATGGGCTACACCCTGAATTAATAAAGCTAGTAGGTAGGATGAAGTACCGTTCTTCATATGGCCAAAACCTTTTGCAACATAGTAGGGAAGTTGCCAAACTTTGTGGCGTTATGGCAGCGGAATTAGGTTTAAATCCTAAACTGGCAAAACGCGCCGGACTACTGCACGATATTGGTAAAGTACCTGATTCTGAAGCGGATATGGAAACCCCTCATGCTATTTTAGGTATGCAGTGGGCTGAAAAGTATGGAGAAAAATCTGAGGTTTGTAATGCAATTGGAGCTCACCACGATGAGATTGAAATGACCACCTTGCTTTCACCAATAGTTCAAGTATGTGATGCTATTTCTGGTGCTCGACCAGGCGCTAGGAGACAGGTTTTAGATTCTTATATTCAAAGATTGAAAGATCTTGAAGATGTAGCATTCGGCTTTAGTGGAGTTAACAAGGCCTACGCCATCCAAGCTGGTAGGGAGTTGCGTGTAATGGTTGAAAGCGAAAAAGTTTCTGATGACCAAGCGGCCAACTTATCATTTGAAATTTCACAAAAAATTCAAACAGATATGACCTATCCTGGACAGGTTAAAGTTACTGTTATACGTGAGACTAGGGCGGTTAATATCGCAAAATAA
- a CDS encoding cell division protein ZapA, protein MAEPLKIKISIANRVYPLTIDPKQEEGLRLAAKKIEAMISQFEQSYSVRDKQDVLAMCALQFAAQVEQKKIDKAYVNEEVQAKLDDLDKLLQDHLSA, encoded by the coding sequence ATGGCAGAACCGCTTAAAATTAAAATATCTATAGCTAATCGTGTGTATCCTTTAACCATCGATCCAAAACAGGAAGAGGGTTTGCGATTGGCGGCGAAGAAGATTGAGGCGATGATAAGCCAATTTGAGCAAAGTTATTCCGTGCGGGATAAGCAAGATGTTTTGGCCATGTGTGCCTTACAATTTGCAGCCCAAGTGGAACAAAAAAAAATAGATAAAGCCTATGTAAATGAGGAAGTACAAGCCAAATTAGATGATTTGGATAAACTTCTTCAAGATCATTTAAGCGCTTAA
- a CDS encoding M23 family metallopeptidase has translation MKYLFLLLFFTNLSYSQQEYPQYYFRNPLEVPVVLAGTFAELRSNHFHSGMDIKTQGQEGLNVVASADGYISRIKISPFGYGKAIYITHPNGYTTVYGHLQKLSPSLETYIKKVQYAKEQFDVEIFPAVDELKVFKGELVAISGNTGSSAGPHLHFEIRDKNERPLNPMLFGINTQDTKKPAITGLFAYTKNHSSHINNTLGRRELRLIADNNGDYTTQKIDAEGTIGFGVISYDQQDLAYNKNGLYNIQTFLNGSRHFEIDFRRFSFDETRHINRLIDYGYYRDKDERIQKLFIEENNPLNLYKNAQNDGYLKVKDSLSYSYKIRLSDFEGNDTWITIPIEGKKGKNVSSFESKGNVDLIANQSNKLADGKWKVTIPANVLYENTSINYKVIGDTLKLHEDVIPLIKSFNIEYDLTSYKESDRNLLYIAQLSKNGKKIYYTGASRKGDFLSAWENNFGTFTIGIDSISPSITAINFKDGQWISSANSLIIKIDDSESGISNYRATVNGKWILMEYDYKKDLLIHNFDDGVLTETENKLKVIVTDNVGNSSTFIATFYRK, from the coding sequence ATGAAATACCTTTTTCTGCTCCTATTTTTTACTAACCTTAGTTATTCACAACAGGAATACCCGCAATATTATTTTAGAAATCCTCTTGAAGTTCCTGTAGTATTGGCAGGTACTTTTGCAGAATTGAGATCAAACCATTTTCACTCCGGAATGGACATTAAGACCCAAGGTCAAGAGGGTTTAAATGTTGTAGCCTCTGCAGATGGATATATTAGTAGAATAAAAATTTCGCCTTTTGGTTATGGAAAAGCCATTTATATAACCCACCCTAATGGTTATACAACGGTTTACGGTCATTTACAGAAATTATCACCCTCACTGGAAACATATATTAAAAAAGTACAATATGCAAAAGAGCAATTTGATGTTGAGATATTCCCAGCGGTTGATGAATTAAAGGTTTTTAAGGGCGAGTTAGTTGCCATAAGCGGTAATACGGGTAGCTCGGCTGGCCCCCACCTCCATTTTGAAATAAGGGATAAGAATGAACGCCCTCTAAACCCAATGCTTTTTGGAATAAATACCCAAGACACAAAGAAACCCGCAATTACAGGTTTATTTGCTTATACAAAAAACCACAGCTCCCATATTAATAATACATTGGGGAGACGCGAATTGCGTTTAATTGCAGATAACAATGGAGATTATACTACACAAAAGATAGATGCTGAGGGAACAATTGGTTTTGGAGTAATCAGTTACGATCAACAAGATTTGGCTTACAACAAAAATGGACTTTATAACATTCAAACGTTTTTGAACGGCAGCCGCCATTTCGAAATTGATTTCAGACGTTTCAGTTTTGATGAAACTAGGCATATTAATCGCCTTATTGATTATGGCTATTATAGAGATAAGGACGAACGAATTCAAAAATTATTTATTGAAGAAAACAACCCTCTTAACCTGTATAAGAATGCCCAAAATGATGGTTACCTAAAAGTAAAAGACAGTTTATCCTATAGTTACAAAATTAGATTAAGTGATTTTGAGGGTAACGATACATGGATTACCATACCCATTGAAGGTAAAAAGGGCAAAAATGTAAGTTCATTTGAATCTAAGGGAAATGTTGATTTGATTGCGAATCAATCGAATAAATTAGCCGATGGAAAATGGAAAGTAACCATCCCAGCCAATGTACTTTACGAAAACACATCTATTAATTATAAGGTCATTGGAGACACCCTAAAGCTTCATGAAGATGTAATTCCACTGATTAAAAGTTTTAATATAGAATACGACCTTACTTCCTACAAAGAGTCAGATCGCAACCTATTATATATAGCCCAACTAAGTAAGAATGGAAAAAAAATCTATTATACTGGAGCGTCTAGAAAAGGTGATTTTTTAAGTGCCTGGGAAAATAATTTTGGCACCTTCACCATTGGAATTGATAGTATTTCACCTTCCATAACAGCAATTAATTTCAAAGATGGCCAATGGATATCAAGCGCTAATTCACTTATTATCAAAATTGACGATTCAGAATCTGGAATAAGTAACTATAGGGCCACCGTGAATGGAAAATGGATTTTAATGGAATACGATTACAAAAAGGATCTCCTGATACATAATTTCGATGATGGCGTTTTAACTGAAACAGAGAACAAATTGAAAGTTATCGTTACTGATAATGTGGGAAATAGTTCTACATTTATAGCAACATTCTATAGAAAATAA